Within Gemmatimonadota bacterium, the genomic segment TACTCCGGTTACGTGCAGGATTCGGGCGAGGGCCGGTGGACGGTGCAGACGGCCATCGAGGAAGACGTGCCCGCCCACGTGCTCACGGCTTCGCTCTTCACGCGGTTCCAGTCGCGGCAGGAGCAATCCTACGCCATGCGGGTGCTTTCCGCCCTTCGACACCAGTTCGGCGGTCACGTGGAGCAGAAGAAAAGCGGGGGAGGGCCATGATCCAGATCGCTCCATCCATCCTGTCGGCGGATTTCACCCGCCTGGCCGATGAGGTCCGTACCGTGGAGCGCGCGGGCGCGGACCGGATCCATATCGACGTCATGGACGGACGGTTCGTCCCGAACATCTCCATGGGCCCCTTCATCGTCGAGGCCATCGACTCGCTGACGGAACTGCCCCTGGAAGCCCACCTGATGATCGAGGAACCGGACCGGTACATCGACGCCTTCATGGAAGCCGGAGCCGACGTGATCATCGTGCACCAGGAGAATACGGCCCACCTGCACCGCGTGGTGCAGTCCGTACGGGAGCGGGGCAAACAGGCCGGCGTGGCCCTGAACCCGGCGACACCCGCCCAGGTTCTCGACGGGATCATCGACGATCTCGACCTCGTCCTGGTCATGTCCGTCAACCCGGGTTTCTCAGGCCAGCGGTTCATCCCATCCGTCCTCCCGAAGATCCGCGAGATCCGAAAGACCCTGGCGGACCGGGAGATCGCGTGCGACCTGGAGGTGGACGGCGGCGTGAATGCCGATACCGCGCCGACCGCCGCGTCCGCGGGCGCGAACGTCCTGGTGGCCGCCACGGCCGTGTTCAAGCATCCGGACGGCGCCGCCGAAGGCATCCGAACGCTGCGCGGCCGGGACTGACCTCCGGGATTCGGACCGCGACGTCGACCGCGGTACTGGCCTGCGCCCCCGGACACCGCATCGCCCTCAGAACACCGCCCTCAGACCACTGCCCTTTTCCAGGTCCCCTTGAAGAAGCGCCTGAGCGTGAGCAGGCCCTGCAGCACCGCCGCGGCGAGCCAGGCGATCCAGATGCCTGTAACGTCCAGTCCAAGCGGGAAGGCGAGGACGTAGGAGAACACGAGCATGATGCCCCACTGGGAGAAGAGCGTGTAGTACAGCGATGGACGGGTCTCGCCGCCGCCGGCCAGCACGCCGCTGGCCACGATGGACAGCGCGGAAAAGACCTGGGCGATGGCGAAGAAGCGCAGCATGACCGAACTGATGCCCAGGACCGTCTCGTCCGTCGTGAATACGGCCGCGATCCCCTGGGCGAAAATCCAGATCAAGAACGAGCCGGCCCCGATCACGATCATGCAGAGCAGGATCGTCTGCCCGCCGTACTGCCCGGCCGACCGGACCTGCCGGCCACCCAGCCGCTGCCCCACCAGGGAGGTCGCCGCGACCGAGAAGGCCAGGGCGGGCATAATCGCGAAGAGACGTATCTGGAAACCCACGGTCAGCGCCGCTATGGCGGCCGTGGGACGGCTTACGCCCGATATGACGCGGTACAGGAGCACGCGCGCGCCGTTGCGGAAGAAGCCGGACGCGCCGGAGGGCAGGCCGATGTCGAGCATGCGGGACATGATGGTCCAGTCCGGTTTGATGCGCCAGTTCCTCGAGAGACGCACCTGGCCGTGGCCCCGGACCAGGATCGCCAGCCCGATGACACATCCCGCCAGCCGGGAGATGATCATGCCCACGGCCGCGCCGGCGACGCCCAGCGCGGGCACTACCCAGGCGCCGAAGATAAACGCGTAGGAGGTCACGCATTTCACGATGATGACGATTACGGAGATCTTCAGCGGCGTGCGGGTGTCGCCCACGCCGCCGAAGATGGCGCTCATCACGTAGTTGAGAATCATGAAGACCATGCCGGCGAAGTAGAGCCTCAGGAAGAGCATGCCGTGGGTAATGACCTCTTCCGGGGCGCCGAGCAGGACCAGCGCGGGCCGCGTGAGCACGATACTGACGGCGGCAAGACCCAGGGCCAGGTAGGTGCCCATCAGGATCGCCTGCTGGCCGGTCCGGCTCACGTCGCCGTGCCTGCCCGCCCCGTAGTACTGGGCCACCAGCGTCCGCGTCCCCCCGGTGATCGAAATGGCCATGACCATGACGATGAACACGATCTGCCGGCTCATTCCGATGGCGGAGATCGCCGCGGGACCCAGGAATCCCACGAAGTAGATGTCTACGAGACCTTCTGTGGCGTCGATCAGCGAAGCGACAACGACGGGCCAGGCAATGGCCCAGACGTGACGGAGGACCTGGGAAGGCGGGACCTCGTTGTCAGCCGGTTTCGGGGAATCGGCGGTATGGTCGGGCATGGGATGGAATGTATCCTGCCGGCGGCGAACCGGCAAGGCAATTCAGCCGGTGCCCGATGTCACCCAAGTTGTTGATGGCGCAATAGATAAGAAAAGGGATGACAGCGAAATCGGTACGCAGTATATCTACATGGTCACGGATTCGAAACCCGCAACTGGACATGGACATACCCGACGGAATGCGCCGCGATGCGCGGGAGGCATGAAGATGCATGGAATGCGAGGATCGATTTTCTCCTGGGGACCCTGGCTGTCGATTGTCCTGATGATCTCCTTTCTGTTATCGTGCGGCAGCGAGGATCCGGTATCGCCCGAGCCGCCGGAACCGCCTGAGCCGGTCGATCAACCCGCGCTGAAAATCGGGCTGTTGATCGATCTGTCGGCAGGAGGTTCGGAACACGGCGTCCTCATGCGGCGGGGATTCGAAATGGCGATCGAACATGTCAACGAGGTGGGTGTGCTCGGGGAACCGGTCGAAGGCGTGGTGGCCGATACGGAGTTGGACGCCGAAACCGCGGTATCCGAGGCAATGGACCTTATCGAGGACAAAGGGGTCCACGGGATCGTGGGCGCCTGGGCGAGTTCCTCGACGCTTGCCGTCGTGGACGAAGTGGTCGCGGATGCCGGCATTCCAATGATCTCTCCGGCCTCTTCTTCTCCCATGCTCACGACCGCCATGGATAACGATTTCCTGTTTCGCACCACGCTGTCCGATCTCGACCAGGGGCCGGTCCTCGCGAAGATCACGCTGGAATCGGGATACGGCAACGTGGGCATGATCTACCGGGACGACGTCTGGGGCCGGGGTATCGCGGACGCATTCGAGCATGCCTGGGAGGGCAAGCTCATCCGGGTCGCGGCGGATCCCGAAAAGACGACCCTCGTGGCGGAGCTCAGAGAAAGCAAGGGCGTCCTTGAAGACACGCAGGCACTGATCGTCCTTGCCTTTCAACCCCAGCAGGAAACCATCGTGCGCGAAGCGCTGGATCTCGGCCTCTACGATGTGTTTGTCTTCGGTCCCACCGGACGCAGCCTGGACCTGATCCGGTCAATCGGTCCCGAGCACCTCGCCGGAATGATCGGCACTTCGCCCGGCTCCGCGCAGGACACGCCCTCGGCGCTTGCCTGGGATAACGGGTACAACAGCCTCTACGGCAGCAACCCTCCGCCTTTCCCCTACGTGAAACAGACCTATGACGCAACCGTGGCGCTGGCCCTGGCGGCCCAGGCGGCGGGCAGGCTGGAAGGAGCGGCCATCCGGGACCAGCTGCGAACGATCGGAAGGCCGCCCGGCGAACTCGTGATTGCCGAGGCGGGCAGCATCGCGAACGGGTTGCGCGTCCTGGCCGACGGCGGCACAATCAACTACGAAGGCGCGGCCATGCCTCTGGACTGGGACGAGAACGGCGATCTTGCCACGGGTTTCGTCGCGGTCTGGCAATTCACCCAGACCGGGACCATCGAAGTCATCCGGGTCGTTCCCTTCGACCATTGACTCCGGCGGATGGCACAACAAGCGAAAAGGGGACTGCGCATGCACGCAACCCCCTCTGCCATTTCCGGTTATGTGATATGACCCCAACGGGATTTGAACCCGTGTTGCCGCCGTGAAAGGGCGGTGTCCTTGGCCAGGCTAGACGATGGGGTCGCGTTCCTCCAGAGCCGTCCTAAAATACCCGACGGACCCTCGAAACGCAAGCCTTTTTTACCCTTCGTAACCCATATCCTTCCATAGGCGCAGGGCGTACGGGACGTGCTCCGGATCCGGCTCGCGACGGCCCAGAATGCTGGGCGGAGGCTGGCCCGGTCCGGCATGTTTCGGCCAGGGCGACCAGTGGTCGTTTTCCCAGGGTTTCCGGGCGGTCTCGTCCCTGAAATCGGGCACGTCGAAGGGACGGCCGTCCTCCAGCGCGCTCCTCCAGGCCAGGATGCCCACCGACGACATGGCCACGCCGCGGTACACGTCCAGGAATGGCTGTACGCCCGAACGGATGGCCCGGGCGAAATGGAAACTGGTCCAGAAGTCGCCGCCGCCGTGGCCGGCCTTGCGGGCGAGATCGCCGTGCTCCGGCCAGTCCGGCTTGTAGACCCGCTCCGCTTCCTGGCCGGGTTCCAGGTGCCACGGCTCATGCCACACCCGCACCTCTCCCGGTCCGAAGTACCCCGGTCCCCGGGTGATCTCCATGGCGCCGCGCTCTCCGTGCAGGCGGTACCAGTTGCTGTGGCCGGGCAGGCCGAGTCCGAAGAGCCGGAAGACCGCGCCGTTGTCCATGCGGCAGAGGATGACGGACCCGGGATCTCCCCTCCTGAGGGTGAGGGTGCGCTCGGGCCGGGCGATGGCCAGGGCGTTCACGCCGACCGGCCGCGTGTCGGTGATATATACCAGGGGCGCGAGGGCGTGGGTGCAGTAGTAGGTGGAGGGGATCCACGCCCGCCAGTGGTCGAATCCCGGTGAAATGCGCAGGCTCGCGTCCCGGGACATGGGGTGGTTGTATTCTCCCTCGGCGTAAGTGACTTCGCCGATCTCTCCCTCGCGGTAGAGCCTGTGCATTTCCTGGTTGAACACGGTGTAGGGGTAATTCTCGGCCAGCATGTAGATCCGGCCGGACGCCTCCACGGCTCGACAGAGGGCGACGCCCTCCGCCAGCGTGCCGTTGCAGGCGGTCTCGCTCATGACGTGCTTGCCCGCCCGAAGGGCCTTTACGGCAAACGGCGCGTGTTCGTGGAAGTAGTTGGCCAGGACCACGGCGTCCATGTCATGGGCGAGGAATGCGTCGTAATCGGTGTACGCGGCGACGGAAAGTTCGCCGGCCAACTCGTGCAACCGCTCCTCCCAGATATCGCACAGCGCGACGAGTTCCATGCCCACGGCGCCGGACGCGCTCTGTGCGAAACTCTTCCCGCGTCCCACGCCGACCACGCCGACGCGGATCGGTTGGTTGCTCATGGTTCGTCCTCGTTCACGACGCGTCCCCGAATCATGCTATGCCCAGCAGCCCGGGGACGTCCGTCAGCTGCCGGATGGAGGGCAGGCGATAGCGGCCGTACTTCTCGTACCGGTCGATGAGCAGGGCGTCCAGGCCGACGCGTTCGGCAGGCAGGATGTCCTCCTCCGGATAGTCCCCGATGTAGAGAATCCGGTCGACCGGTGCTTCCGCGCGATCTATGGCCATGCGGAAGATCCGCTCGTCGGGCTTTTCGCAACCCGCTACGGCGGAAACCACGAGAAAGGAGAAGTACCGGTCCAGGTCATGCCGCTTGAGCACGAGGGAGAGGTGTTCCGACCAGTTCGAAAGCACGCCGAGGCGCACGCCGCGGTCCTTCAGTTTTTCCAGCGTGGGCCGGACGTCGCCGTACACCTCGAGATACCTGCCGTCCTGAAACCGGTCGTAGTACTGCTGCAACCCGGGCACCAGGTCGCCCTCGATACCCGCCGTATCGAAGACGTGGGCGTAGAGATCGACAAAGTACCGCCGCGTCTGCTCCGGCGTGCTCATGCGGCCGTCGCGCTTGTGGAACCGGGGTTCCTCCATGGCCTTTGAAAGCGCCGCCTTTACCTGTTCGAGCGTGATCGCGGCGCCGAGTTCACCGGCCGCGACGACGAAGAACTCCTCGAAGAAATCGGGGGAATCCCGGCCGAACAGCGTACCCGCCGCGTCGAAGATCACGGTGTCGTAGAACATGGCGGATCCAGACCTTCGCCCCATTGCGTGTCCGACGCCAGTCACCGACGCCGTTCACCCGTTTACTCGGCGGGCATGCCCCATTTTTCGGCGGCGAGCGGCTTCACGGCGGGATTTACGAGGCCGTCTTCGGGCCACTGGCCGCTGAGGATGGTGACCAGTTGCCTGCCGGCCTTTTTAAAACGCTCTACGCCGCCCCTTTCCGACGCCGAAGCGTAGTGCGGCGTGAGGACCACCTGCTCCATCGACCGCAGCGGATTGTCCGGGGCGGGCGGTTCCTGTTCCTGCACGTCCAGCCCCGCGCCGGCGAGCCACCCTTCCCGCAGAGCCCGGATCAGCGCCTTCTCGTCCACGACCTTGCCCCGGCCCGTGTTGATGAAGTAGGCGGAAGGCTTCATGTTCCGGAAATCCCGCTCCCCGATGAGATGATAGGTTCCCGGTCCCAGGGGCACGTGGCAGGAGACGAAGTCCGATTCCCTGAACAGCGTTTCCTGGTCCACCATGGTCACGCCCCAGTGGTCGGCGTCGGCCTGGGTGACGAAGGGGTCGCAGGCGATGACGCGGAGATCGAATCCGGCGGCGATCTTCGCCATGGCCCGACCGATGTTCCCGAAGGAAACCAGGCCGAGGGTCTGGTCGTACAGCGGCTGGATGGTGCCGCGGCTGACGGGAGTACCCGCCATCATGGACCGGTTGATAATCATCAGCCGCCGGGCGCAGGCAAGCAGCAGCATCATGGCGTGCTGGGCGACTTCCCGTTCGAATACCCGCTGTATGTTGTAGACGATGATGCCCCGTTCCGTGGCCGCCTCCACGTCAATGAAATCCACGCCGATCCCACCTGCGCCGACCACGCGGATGCGCTC encodes:
- a CDS encoding ribulose-phosphate 3-epimerase → MIQIAPSILSADFTRLADEVRTVERAGADRIHIDVMDGRFVPNISMGPFIVEAIDSLTELPLEAHLMIEEPDRYIDAFMEAGADVIIVHQENTAHLHRVVQSVRERGKQAGVALNPATPAQVLDGIIDDLDLVLVMSVNPGFSGQRFIPSVLPKIREIRKTLADREIACDLEVDGGVNADTAPTAASAGANVLVAATAVFKHPDGAAEGIRTLRGRD
- a CDS encoding MATE family efflux transporter — translated: MPDHTADSPKPADNEVPPSQVLRHVWAIAWPVVVASLIDATEGLVDIYFVGFLGPAAISAIGMSRQIVFIVMVMAISITGGTRTLVAQYYGAGRHGDVSRTGQQAILMGTYLALGLAAVSIVLTRPALVLLGAPEEVITHGMLFLRLYFAGMVFMILNYVMSAIFGGVGDTRTPLKISVIVIIVKCVTSYAFIFGAWVVPALGVAGAAVGMIISRLAGCVIGLAILVRGHGQVRLSRNWRIKPDWTIMSRMLDIGLPSGASGFFRNGARVLLYRVISGVSRPTAAIAALTVGFQIRLFAIMPALAFSVAATSLVGQRLGGRQVRSAGQYGGQTILLCMIVIGAGSFLIWIFAQGIAAVFTTDETVLGISSVMLRFFAIAQVFSALSIVASGVLAGGGETRPSLYYTLFSQWGIMLVFSYVLAFPLGLDVTGIWIAWLAAAVLQGLLTLRRFFKGTWKRAVV
- a CDS encoding ABC transporter substrate-binding protein, whose protein sequence is MGWNVSCRRRTGKAIQPVPDVTQVVDGAIDKKRDDSEIGTQYIYMVTDSKPATGHGHTRRNAPRCAGGMKMHGMRGSIFSWGPWLSIVLMISFLLSCGSEDPVSPEPPEPPEPVDQPALKIGLLIDLSAGGSEHGVLMRRGFEMAIEHVNEVGVLGEPVEGVVADTELDAETAVSEAMDLIEDKGVHGIVGAWASSSTLAVVDEVVADAGIPMISPASSSPMLTTAMDNDFLFRTTLSDLDQGPVLAKITLESGYGNVGMIYRDDVWGRGIADAFEHAWEGKLIRVAADPEKTTLVAELRESKGVLEDTQALIVLAFQPQQETIVREALDLGLYDVFVFGPTGRSLDLIRSIGPEHLAGMIGTSPGSAQDTPSALAWDNGYNSLYGSNPPPFPYVKQTYDATVALALAAQAAGRLEGAAIRDQLRTIGRPPGELVIAEAGSIANGLRVLADGGTINYEGAAMPLDWDENGDLATGFVAVWQFTQTGTIEVIRVVPFDH
- a CDS encoding Gfo/Idh/MocA family oxidoreductase, translated to MSNQPIRVGVVGVGRGKSFAQSASGAVGMELVALCDIWEERLHELAGELSVAAYTDYDAFLAHDMDAVVLANYFHEHAPFAVKALRAGKHVMSETACNGTLAEGVALCRAVEASGRIYMLAENYPYTVFNQEMHRLYREGEIGEVTYAEGEYNHPMSRDASLRISPGFDHWRAWIPSTYYCTHALAPLVYITDTRPVGVNALAIARPERTLTLRRGDPGSVILCRMDNGAVFRLFGLGLPGHSNWYRLHGERGAMEITRGPGYFGPGEVRVWHEPWHLEPGQEAERVYKPDWPEHGDLARKAGHGGGDFWTSFHFARAIRSGVQPFLDVYRGVAMSSVGILAWRSALEDGRPFDVPDFRDETARKPWENDHWSPWPKHAGPGQPPPSILGRREPDPEHVPYALRLWKDMGYEG
- a CDS encoding HAD-IA family hydrolase, which translates into the protein MGRRSGSAMFYDTVIFDAAGTLFGRDSPDFFEEFFVVAAGELGAAITLEQVKAALSKAMEEPRFHKRDGRMSTPEQTRRYFVDLYAHVFDTAGIEGDLVPGLQQYYDRFQDGRYLEVYGDVRPTLEKLKDRGVRLGVLSNWSEHLSLVLKRHDLDRYFSFLVVSAVAGCEKPDERIFRMAIDRAEAPVDRILYIGDYPEEDILPAERVGLDALLIDRYEKYGRYRLPSIRQLTDVPGLLGIA
- a CDS encoding C-terminal binding protein → MAGFTILSPGNPDNPGPNQYIRDELKTIGAELKIRPYSTLDEMLEEARDVDGFTQGGLTYNREVVAQLPERIRVVGAGGIGVDFIDVEAATERGIIVYNIQRVFEREVAQHAMMLLLACARRLMIINRSMMAGTPVSRGTIQPLYDQTLGLVSFGNIGRAMAKIAAGFDLRVIACDPFVTQADADHWGVTMVDQETLFRESDFVSCHVPLGPGTYHLIGERDFRNMKPSAYFINTGRGKVVDEKALIRALREGWLAGAGLDVQEQEPPAPDNPLRSMEQVVLTPHYASASERGGVERFKKAGRQLVTILSGQWPEDGLVNPAVKPLAAEKWGMPAE